One genomic region from Prionailurus bengalensis isolate Pbe53 chromosome C1, Fcat_Pben_1.1_paternal_pri, whole genome shotgun sequence encodes:
- the DHRS9 gene encoding dehydrogenase/reductase SDR family member 9, producing the protein MFFWVLALLIFCGFVWNYKRQLKIADITDKYIFITGCDTGFGNLAARTFDKKGFHVIAACLTESKSTALKAETSERLHTVLLDVTDPENVKRTAQWVKNQVGEKGLWGLINNAGVLGVLAPTDWLTVEDYREPIEVNLFGLIDVTLNLLPLVKKAQGRVINVSSIGGRLALGGGGYTLSKYALEGFNDSLRRDMKAFGVHVSCIEPGLFKTGLSDPVKATEKKLAIWKHLSPDIKQQYGEGYIEKSLDKLKDTNSFVNMDLSLVVECMDHALTSLFPKTHYAAGRDAKTFWIPLSHMPAVLQDFLLLKQKVELANPKAV; encoded by the exons ATGTTCTTTTGGGTATTAGCCCTCCTAATCTTTTGTGGTTTTGTATGGAATTACAAAAGACAACTAAAGATTGCAGACATCACTGATAAGTACATTTTCATTACTGGGTGTGACACGGGTTTTGGAAATTTGGCAGCCAGAACTTTTGATAAAAAAGGATTTCATGTAATTGCTGCTTGTCTGACTGAATCAAAATCAACAGCTTTAAAGGCAGAAACCTCAGAAAGGCTTCACACCGTGCTTCTAGATGTAACGGACCCAGAGAATGTCAAGAGGACTGCCCAGTGGGTGAAAAACCAAGTTGGGGAAAAAG GTCTCTGGGGTCTGATCAACAATGCTGGTGTTCTCGGAGTGCTGGCTCCCACCGACTGGCTGACAGTGGAAGACTACAGGGAACCTATTGAAGTGAACTTGTTTGGACTCATCGATGTGACATTAAATTTGCTTCCCTTGGTCAAAAAAGCTCAAGGAAGGGTTATCAATGTCTCCAGCATTGGAGGTCGGCTTGCACTTGGTGGAGGGGGTTATACTCTCTCCAAATATGCATTAGAAGGCTTCAATGACAGCTTAAG ACGGGACATGAAAGCTTTTGGTGTACACGTTTCATGTATTGAACCAGGATTATTCAAAACAGGATTATCAGATCCAGTAAAGGCCACCGAAAAAAAACTTGCCATTTGGAAACATCTGTCTCCAGATATAAAACAACAATACGGAGAAGGTTACATTGAAAAAA gTCTAGACAAACTGAAAGACACTAATTCTTTTGTGAACATGGACCTCTCCCTGGTGGTGGAGTGCATGGACCACGCTCTCACGAGTCTCTTCCCCAAGACCCATTATGCTGCTGGAAGAGATGCCAAGACCTTCTGGATACCTCTGTCTCACATGCCAGCAGTTTTGCAAGACTTTTTATTGTTGAAACAGAAAGTAGAGCTGGCTAATCCCAAGGCAGTGTGA